The following proteins are co-located in the Microcoleus sp. bin38.metabat.b11b12b14.051 genome:
- a CDS encoding Uma2 family endonuclease, giving the protein MVASQNSNYLSPEEYLQLEAKSESKHEYRQGDVYAMAGASNVHVLIAINLGSLLRNHLRGSGCLPYLSDTKVRIESINIYYYPDIAVTCDRRDREFSNFLRHPCLIVEVLSPTTEAFDRGDKFADYRQLESLQEYVLISQNRIQVDVFRRNDRGQWVLYPYRAGDTIHLTSVDFSCAIEDLYEDVDFSPVS; this is encoded by the coding sequence ATGGTTGCAAGTCAAAATTCAAACTATCTTTCTCCAGAAGAGTATCTCCAGCTAGAAGCAAAAAGTGAGAGCAAGCATGAATATAGGCAAGGTGATGTTTATGCAATGGCAGGGGCAAGTAATGTTCATGTACTCATTGCGATAAATCTTGGTTCGTTGTTAAGAAATCATTTGCGTGGTAGCGGATGTTTGCCCTATCTTTCTGATACCAAAGTTCGGATTGAGTCGATTAACATCTATTACTATCCAGATATTGCCGTTACTTGCGATCGCCGGGACAGGGAATTTAGCAATTTCTTGCGTCATCCCTGTTTGATTGTGGAAGTTTTATCTCCGACAACGGAAGCTTTCGATCGCGGAGACAAATTCGCCGATTACCGACAGTTAGAATCCCTCCAAGAGTACGTCCTCATCAGCCAAAATCGAATCCAAGTCGATGTCTTTCGCCGCAACGATCGCGGACAATGGGTTCTTTATCCCTATCGCGCAGGAGATACAATTCATTTGACTAGCGTGGATTTTTCCTGTGCGATCGAGGACTTGTATGAAGATGTAGACTTTTCTCCTGTTTCATAA
- the cas7d gene encoding type I-D CRISPR-associated protein Cas7/Csc2, producing MSIAKLQPFLAPSYENFPKGRTIGMVVLRTTQSETIFRTEGTGEPMCSEYVQAGIEDTESIPRLVMTKRKQVAPERRKGREFLRSHNLLHTAPKTNEICALNTNAPCEMCVDCFLYGFAAGGEGAQKSRVWTEDAFSVLHSTELIGDRTINAIFETGTMRDEKGNASTALNTSEYIKPGVHFLDIVTLKDVTADELRYTLGNILLTTRYGAVSSRVGRMDNQILGIFGGIAELPSSLELVQGVYDKLKAKNTDLEHPFKTQFLVDATQEIISTWTNKRGISMQLSAAECDALIADVDRHWSLPEQETFLKRLDESYAPWRKVRSEGGGKKGKGKKSEE from the coding sequence ATGTCGATCGCAAAACTGCAACCATTCCTCGCCCCCAGCTACGAAAACTTCCCCAAAGGCCGTACCATTGGTATGGTTGTCCTCCGCACAACGCAATCGGAAACCATTTTCCGCACGGAAGGAACGGGCGAACCGATGTGCAGCGAATACGTGCAAGCGGGGATTGAGGATACCGAATCAATTCCTCGGTTGGTGATGACAAAACGCAAACAAGTTGCACCGGAAAGACGGAAAGGACGCGAATTTTTGCGATCGCACAATCTCCTTCATACCGCACCGAAAACAAATGAAATCTGTGCTCTCAATACCAATGCGCCTTGCGAAATGTGCGTTGATTGCTTCCTCTACGGCTTCGCGGCGGGTGGAGAAGGCGCACAAAAAAGCCGAGTTTGGACAGAAGATGCGTTTAGTGTGCTGCATTCTACAGAACTGATTGGCGATCGCACGATCAATGCTATCTTTGAAACCGGAACTATGCGCGACGAAAAAGGTAACGCTTCCACCGCCCTAAACACCAGCGAATACATCAAGCCAGGAGTTCATTTCCTCGATATTGTCACCCTCAAAGATGTCACCGCCGACGAATTACGCTACACCCTCGGCAACATTTTGCTAACAACTCGTTACGGCGCTGTTTCCAGCCGCGTCGGACGCATGGACAATCAAATTCTCGGTATCTTTGGCGGTATTGCCGAATTGCCAAGTTCTCTCGAATTAGTACAGGGAGTTTACGATAAGCTGAAAGCTAAAAATACAGACCTCGAACATCCTTTCAAAACTCAATTTTTAGTAGATGCAACTCAGGAAATTATCAGCACTTGGACAAACAAACGAGGTATTTCTATGCAGTTGTCCGCCGCCGAATGTGATGCACTGATTGCCGATGTCGATCGCCATTGGTCGCTACCAGAACAAGAAACTTTCCTCAAACGCTTGGATGAATCTTATGCCCCGTGGCGCAAGGTGAGGAGTGAAGGAGGCGGGAAAAAAGGAAAGGGGAAAAAGTCAGAAGAATAG
- a CDS encoding CRISPR-associated protein Csc3 produces the protein MSRKSLLFDETTTNLDDRYFAEVRPRLYELHTKHSQYGSRQGRTLAEHLDSACQFVLTASKIAGVPDDKRACILAATAVHDLNKLTDENDKRNVKALARDSLRDSFASRTFLQEQLDRAGVAQFAQTDEELELIRRLIERHSGHSASDGTRFLPEDPNIKRWAAMLIGGDLFDLGIEEQKRIRKVENELTVALQRPCKLFHVSLSEDRGYLTSLLLSACEEVLHDRNLHTLAIDPNGQIFVGEAFPDGDLSKIIAQKWQQKIDRVFSNNIEQLVNATKDGIKIDPQAIQQNPEATLDEVDKLLVKKASGYKVEKVAKDIEKYGGDAGETAVTAAAAVGLHPVSNAEEFAISEGLKTAYLSYRAAELSPKDVWDRIAAQVGLSPEQRAALEPFNAQYGRCLFAAKSIEGDREEMLEKVFAALEDSFKLRPTAEVEVSAELVNAVRQLLNFSTPANSQGFNELTAYIEANPRQRCSLGITSLQVGELSSPKMPPGTKVQAFSNRLPGGMIAEPKRRADNLSALGYQLMAVGANFPNAVKQDPLYLHFALPKGSSVELRTIWQNFLKKTAAKNEDGTVTVDELQLYRNNSLIFQSNKMVGLALPKRPEFINSTVTIPVLWGEVNNSVALLKSLRLALEMSLAFDFGFPFVLSANLEVEPTWDFFAKVDGIPSSLQPLLGNGQYRRDGHFSEKERCAVVTAEKVLERLRCIGKLTISVASLRKKDDCLYDLVRAVNRPLSLYYVLLRWILREQDDPNLEAIWSRIREPLNTLLESLMSEEHDRVSSYLKQAAHLAESAKLRGSSFRRTAQTEPFSEFIKAVRSRKSHMDWDTIFAALAQQYHNRLDRIREHGVGATKYEQIKQFYQILKQLFEEVYHSRPERLLTDSKTLEAAYLFFLQEARQELKAETEKKSEITSTTTSENN, from the coding sequence ATGTCAAGAAAAAGTCTGCTTTTTGACGAAACAACAACAAATTTAGACGATCGCTATTTTGCCGAAGTTCGTCCTCGGCTGTACGAACTGCATACCAAACACTCACAGTACGGCAGTCGCCAAGGACGCACCCTCGCCGAACATTTGGATTCTGCTTGTCAGTTCGTCCTGACTGCTAGCAAAATAGCCGGAGTTCCCGACGATAAACGTGCTTGCATTTTGGCCGCAACCGCCGTTCACGATTTGAATAAATTGACAGATGAAAACGACAAGCGCAATGTTAAAGCATTAGCGCGCGATTCCCTACGGGATAGCTTCGCTTCACGCACTTTTCTGCAAGAACAACTCGATCGCGCTGGTGTTGCCCAATTCGCCCAAACCGATGAAGAACTAGAACTCATCCGCCGCCTGATAGAACGCCATTCTGGACACAGCGCCAGCGACGGAACGCGCTTTTTGCCGGAAGATCCCAACATCAAACGTTGGGCTGCGATGTTGATTGGGGGTGACTTATTTGACTTGGGAATTGAAGAACAAAAACGCATTCGCAAAGTTGAAAATGAGTTAACAGTTGCCTTGCAGCGTCCCTGTAAGTTGTTTCATGTCAGCCTTTCCGAAGACAGAGGTTATCTGACTTCGCTGTTGCTATCAGCTTGCGAAGAGGTTTTGCACGATCGCAATTTACACACTCTTGCGATCGACCCCAACGGCCAGATTTTTGTCGGCGAAGCCTTTCCCGACGGCGATTTGAGCAAAATCATCGCTCAAAAATGGCAGCAAAAGATCGATCGCGTTTTTAGCAACAACATCGAACAACTCGTTAACGCCACCAAAGACGGCATCAAAATTGACCCGCAAGCCATCCAACAAAACCCCGAAGCAACCTTAGATGAAGTAGATAAATTACTGGTAAAAAAAGCCAGCGGCTACAAAGTCGAAAAAGTCGCCAAGGACATTGAAAAATACGGCGGAGATGCTGGAGAAACCGCCGTTACCGCCGCCGCTGCTGTCGGCTTGCATCCAGTATCAAATGCCGAAGAATTCGCCATTTCCGAAGGACTAAAAACTGCTTACCTCAGCTATCGCGCTGCCGAACTCAGCCCCAAAGATGTTTGGGATCGAATTGCCGCGCAAGTCGGGCTGTCTCCCGAACAGCGGGCTGCCTTAGAACCGTTTAACGCGCAGTACGGACGCTGTTTGTTTGCGGCCAAATCCATCGAGGGCGATCGCGAAGAGATGCTAGAAAAGGTATTTGCTGCCTTAGAAGACTCATTTAAACTGCGCCCAACAGCAGAAGTAGAAGTTTCCGCAGAATTAGTGAATGCAGTTCGACAATTACTCAACTTTTCCACACCCGCAAACTCGCAAGGTTTTAACGAACTAACAGCATACATTGAAGCCAACCCCCGCCAGCGCTGTTCCTTGGGAATAACATCGCTGCAAGTCGGCGAATTAAGTTCCCCAAAAATGCCGCCAGGAACCAAGGTTCAAGCTTTTTCTAATCGCCTTCCCGGCGGAATGATTGCCGAACCTAAGAGGCGGGCAGATAATTTATCGGCACTTGGTTATCAGTTGATGGCAGTTGGTGCAAACTTCCCAAATGCTGTCAAACAAGACCCGCTTTATCTGCACTTTGCCTTGCCCAAAGGTTCGAGTGTGGAACTCAGAACAATTTGGCAAAACTTTCTAAAAAAGACCGCAGCCAAGAACGAAGACGGCACGGTAACAGTTGATGAACTGCAACTTTACCGCAATAACTCCCTCATTTTTCAATCAAACAAAATGGTTGGCTTGGCACTGCCAAAACGTCCAGAATTTATCAACTCAACAGTAACAATCCCGGTACTTTGGGGAGAAGTTAATAATTCTGTGGCGTTGCTAAAGTCGCTCAGGTTGGCATTGGAAATGAGTTTAGCTTTTGATTTTGGCTTTCCCTTTGTTTTAAGTGCGAATCTGGAAGTCGAACCTACTTGGGACTTTTTCGCCAAAGTTGATGGAATTCCATCATCATTGCAGCCGCTATTGGGCAACGGTCAATATCGGCGGGATGGTCATTTTTCTGAAAAAGAACGATGCGCTGTAGTGACGGCAGAAAAAGTTTTAGAAAGGCTGCGTTGTATTGGCAAACTGACAATTTCAGTGGCAAGTCTTAGGAAAAAAGATGATTGTCTGTACGACTTAGTGCGGGCAGTAAATCGTCCTCTCAGCTTGTATTACGTCCTGCTGCGGTGGATTTTGCGAGAACAAGACGACCCCAATTTGGAGGCGATTTGGTCTCGCATTCGAGAACCTTTGAATACTTTATTGGAGAGTTTGATGTCAGAAGAACACGATCGCGTTTCTAGCTATCTCAAGCAAGCCGCACACCTTGCGGAATCTGCCAAATTGCGGGGTAGTTCCTTTCGCCGCACTGCCCAAACTGAACCGTTTTCAGAGTTTATCAAGGCCGTGCGATCGCGCAAATCTCACATGGATTGGGACACGATATTTGCTGCCCTAGCCCAGCAATATCACAACCGTCTCGATCGCATTCGAGAACATGGCGTGGGTGCGACAAAATACGAACAAATCAAGCAGTTTTATCAAATCTTGAAACAACTATTTGAGGAGGTTTATCACTCGCGGCCTGAAAGGTTATTGACTGATAGTAAAACTCTTGAAGCTGCCTACTTGTTCTTTTTGCAAGAAGCCCGTCAAGAATTGAAGGCTGAAACTGAAAAAAAGTCTGAAATCACATCTACAACCACATCTGAAAACAATTAG
- a CDS encoding PDDEXK nuclease domain-containing protein: MTNSIPEDYKKLLTEVKQRVRSAQYEALKAVNKQLIELYWDIGKTIVTRQQGASWGKSVVEQLAKDLQAEFPGISGFSDRNIWNMRNFYTTYSQNEKLQPMVAEIGWTHNGVILEKCKPDENPAIGIILCKSKNKTIVEYALRESNKPIGVATYKIVSTVPQEFKNQLPAPEQVAKLLEGID; the protein is encoded by the coding sequence ATGACCAATTCCATTCCCGAAGATTACAAAAAATTACTGACAGAAGTGAAGCAGCGAGTTCGTTCCGCCCAGTACGAAGCACTCAAAGCAGTCAACAAACAACTGATCGAACTGTATTGGGATATTGGCAAAACGATCGTGACTCGCCAACAAGGCGCAAGTTGGGGCAAATCAGTAGTGGAACAACTAGCAAAAGATTTGCAGGCTGAGTTTCCAGGTATTAGTGGGTTTTCGGATCGTAATATTTGGAATATGCGAAACTTTTACACCACGTACAGTCAAAATGAAAAACTGCAACCAATGGTTGCAGAAATTGGTTGGACGCATAATGGGGTCATTTTAGAGAAGTGTAAACCCGATGAAAATCCGGCTATCGGCATCATTCTTTGCAAATCCAAAAATAAAACCATCGTTGAATATGCGCTGAGAGAATCGAACAAACCAATTGGTGTGGCAACTTATAAGATTGTTTCGACGGTTCCTCAAGAATTTAAAAATCAACTACCCGCACCAGAACAAGTTGCCAAACTTTTAGAAGGAATAGATTAA
- a CDS encoding DUF86 domain-containing protein, with amino-acid sequence MSIEKSVVLSRLQFIANNLQELKRFESMSLEYYLDSFDQKTISERIMELIIQAAVDINEHILTRKMNAVSTGNRESFWQAQKYGIISIEVATELSKSGGLRNILAHRYLEINYVILLNSVRIALIYYPLYIQQVAEYISKEP; translated from the coding sequence ATGAGTATTGAGAAATCTGTAGTTTTAAGCAGACTCCAATTTATTGCAAACAATCTTCAAGAATTGAAACGATTTGAATCGATGAGCCTTGAATATTATCTAGATAGCTTCGATCAAAAAACAATTTCTGAAAGAATTATGGAGTTAATCATTCAAGCAGCCGTGGATATTAACGAGCATATCCTAACTCGCAAGATGAATGCTGTCTCAACTGGTAATCGGGAATCATTTTGGCAAGCTCAAAAATATGGAATCATCTCAATTGAGGTAGCAACAGAACTATCCAAATCAGGTGGATTACGCAATATTTTAGCTCATCGATATCTAGAAATAAATTATGTCATTTTATTGAATTCTGTTCGGATTGCTTTAATATATTACCCTCTGTACATCCAGCAGGTTGCTGAATATATTTCAAAAGAACCCTAA
- a CDS encoding nucleotidyltransferase domain-containing protein, giving the protein MLQISPTLAELREIASQLPDRIPYLKMLILFGSRARGDTHAKSDWDFAALCNMELREESCKDRGFAWFEVPLILGESFNLNSDNIDVVELNQCSRLIAHFIARDGILLYEKEPCEFEEFIKNNLMSDTELKETERQLRQNINDFLQEWGVA; this is encoded by the coding sequence ATGCTCCAAATTTCCCCAACCCTGGCTGAACTTCGGGAAATTGCTTCACAACTTCCCGATCGAATTCCTTACCTCAAAATGCTAATTCTCTTTGGTTCTCGCGCCAGAGGTGATACTCACGCAAAAAGTGATTGGGATTTTGCGGCACTTTGCAATATGGAACTTAGAGAAGAATCTTGCAAAGATAGGGGATTTGCTTGGTTTGAAGTTCCTCTAATTTTGGGTGAATCTTTTAACCTCAATAGCGACAATATTGATGTTGTTGAGTTAAATCAGTGTTCGCGACTGATTGCTCACTTCATTGCTCGCGATGGAATATTGCTTTATGAAAAAGAGCCTTGTGAGTTTGAAGAGTTCATAAAAAATAATCTCATGAGCGATACAGAACTGAAAGAAACAGAACGTCAACTTCGCCAGAATATTAATGATTTTCTTCAAGAATGGGGTGTAGCATGA
- a CDS encoding WYL domain-containing protein — MVRKKETITLSIPSGTKEQLEAIALRLGILWGKSPSVSGLLVAIAQHRLDVGEPFTLSSSEVAALQQAIRLLIDSGYVEQARSVSQLLIGRGNLAAPLRQSLLQQAIQPTAAWRIQAEEYINDGQPFLVLYRNPKGEDLAYTARYAEISFEEKRFYLEIWCEETDDIKNPDYPELIHNRCLRFDRIQSIVKTDGLWRSEGLDFLKVYLHFYRGMVNAYDPRARDISDRVVGDIREVVRNVSNPFWLIREVSRYWEDCVIVSPQKLRDRFQQKLIALCRQYNLEVRD; from the coding sequence ATGGTTCGCAAAAAAGAGACAATTACACTTTCAATACCATCTGGAACCAAGGAGCAGCTAGAGGCGATCGCCCTTCGCCTCGGTATCTTATGGGGTAAATCCCCCAGCGTATCGGGGTTATTGGTCGCGATCGCCCAACACCGACTCGATGTAGGTGAACCATTCACCCTCAGTTCCAGCGAAGTCGCAGCCTTACAACAAGCCATCAGACTACTGATCGACTCAGGCTATGTCGAGCAAGCCCGATCGGTCTCACAACTTCTGATCGGTCGAGGAAACCTCGCAGCCCCTCTGCGCCAGTCCCTCCTCCAACAAGCCATTCAACCCACCGCAGCGTGGCGCATTCAAGCCGAAGAATACATCAACGACGGACAACCGTTTCTGGTTCTGTACCGCAATCCCAAAGGAGAGGATTTGGCATATACAGCTCGCTATGCCGAGATTTCCTTTGAGGAAAAGCGGTTTTACCTAGAAATTTGGTGCGAAGAGACCGATGACATCAAAAATCCCGATTATCCCGAACTGATCCACAATCGCTGTCTGCGGTTCGATCGCATTCAGTCGATCGTCAAAACGGACGGACTCTGGCGCAGTGAAGGCTTAGATTTCTTAAAAGTGTACTTACATTTTTATCGTGGCATGGTCAACGCCTACGATCCGAGGGCAAGAGATATCAGCGATCGAGTTGTGGGAGATATCCGCGAAGTTGTGCGGAATGTCTCTAATCCTTTTTGGCTGATACGGGAAGTATCGCGGTATTGGGAAGATTGCGTGATTGTTTCGCCCCAGAAACTGCGCGATCGCTTCCAACAAAAACTGATCGCCCTCTGCCGCCAGTACAACCTCGAAGTCCGCGATTAG
- the grxC gene encoding glutaredoxin 3: MLDFLNPILGRKPDRIKANVEIYTWQTCPYCIRAKTLLWWKGVNYTEYKIDGDEAARSAMADRANGKRSVPQIFINNQHVGGCDDIHKLDGDGGLDPLLAQPAV; the protein is encoded by the coding sequence ATGCTTGATTTTCTGAATCCCATTTTGGGCCGCAAGCCCGATCGCATCAAAGCCAATGTTGAGATTTACACTTGGCAAACCTGCCCCTACTGCATCCGCGCCAAAACCTTGCTGTGGTGGAAAGGCGTAAATTACACAGAATACAAAATTGACGGTGACGAAGCGGCCAGAAGCGCAATGGCCGATCGGGCTAACGGCAAGCGCAGCGTACCCCAAATCTTTATTAATAACCAACACGTCGGCGGCTGCGATGACATTCACAAACTTGATGGCGATGGAGGATTAGATCCGCTGCTAGCCCAACCAGCAGTATAG
- the menD gene encoding 2-succinyl-5-enolpyruvyl-6-hydroxy-3-cyclohexene-1-carboxylic-acid synthase — protein MLDFRNTNTLWASILAETLQRLGLTTAVICPGSRSAPLTIAFAQNHLIETIPVLDERSASFFALGIAKKSGLPTALICTSGTAAANFYPAIIEARESRIPLLVLTADRPPELRDCHAGQAIDQIKLYGNYPNWQAELAIPAAEIGMLGYLRQTIVYAIERSTFPTPGPVHLNIPLRDPLVPISDIAIEALETQFDSEDFFAGLEPIVVGETLTPPSPPLLRGGVGSAIEPSLSLLRGGAGSTLRQWQESEKGIIIAGVAQPQDAEKYCSAIGKISQLLNWPVLAEGLSPLRNHAQLNPYLISTYDLILRNRELADKLTPEIAIQIGDLPTSKELRNWLDKTQPKRYIIDPSHHNIDPLHGKTIHLRTSIENLATKLTLVTQVPPLNKGGLGGDRTSAKNSSPVPPLTKGGLGGVLISPSHEYLQLWHNTETQVRQAIDEKMAAITNIIEPKIPWLLSQILPPATPIFISNSMPVRDVEFFWKPNNLQIKPYINRGANGIDGTLSTALGVAHRNQSSIMLTGDLALLHDTNGFLINKKFVGHLTIILINNNGGGIFEMLPVAKFDPPFEEFFATPQHINFASLCATYGVEHETIDDWEQLKEKILVLPNSGIRVLELQTDRRADAKWRQDNLGKFAKGL, from the coding sequence ATGCTTGACTTTCGGAACACAAACACCCTCTGGGCTTCCATCCTAGCCGAGACATTACAGCGACTAGGGCTAACCACAGCCGTAATTTGTCCCGGTTCGCGATCGGCACCGCTAACCATAGCTTTCGCCCAGAATCATTTAATAGAAACTATTCCCGTACTCGACGAGAGATCGGCAAGTTTTTTCGCATTAGGAATCGCCAAAAAATCCGGTTTACCAACTGCGCTAATTTGCACATCTGGAACCGCCGCAGCCAACTTTTATCCTGCCATAATAGAAGCCCGAGAAAGTCGAATTCCGCTGCTAGTTCTCACCGCCGATAGACCCCCCGAATTGCGCGACTGTCACGCCGGACAGGCGATCGACCAAATTAAACTATACGGCAATTATCCCAACTGGCAAGCCGAATTAGCCATACCTGCTGCGGAAATTGGGATGCTGGGTTACTTGCGGCAGACGATCGTGTATGCGATCGAGCGATCGACCTTTCCGACACCAGGCCCAGTCCACCTCAACATTCCCCTGCGCGATCCGCTAGTACCCATTTCAGATATTGCTATAGAAGCTTTAGAAACACAATTTGATTCAGAAGATTTCTTTGCAGGATTAGAACCGATTGTTGTAGGCGAAACCTTGACCCCCCCCAGCCCCCCCTTGCTAAGGGGGGGAGTAGGAAGTGCAATAGAACCCAGCCTCTCCTTGTTAAGGGGGGGAGCAGGAAGTACATTAAGACAATGGCAGGAATCTGAAAAAGGGATAATTATTGCGGGGGTTGCACAGCCTCAAGATGCCGAAAAGTATTGTAGTGCGATCGGCAAAATTTCCCAACTATTAAACTGGCCAGTCTTAGCCGAAGGATTATCGCCCTTAAGAAACCACGCCCAACTCAACCCCTATCTAATTTCCACCTATGATTTAATCCTACGAAACCGCGAACTAGCAGATAAATTAACCCCAGAAATCGCCATTCAAATCGGAGACTTACCCACAAGTAAAGAACTCCGAAACTGGTTAGACAAAACCCAACCCAAACGCTACATAATCGACCCCAGCCACCACAACATCGATCCCCTACACGGCAAAACAATTCACCTACGAACCTCCATAGAAAACCTCGCAACTAAATTAACTCTTGTAACTCAAGTCCCCCCCCTTAACAAGGGGGGGTTAGGGGGGGATCGAACCTCTGCCAAAAACTCTTCTCCAGTCCCCCCCCTTACCAAGGGGGGGCTAGGGGGGGTTCTTATCTCTCCATCCCACGAATACCTCCAACTTTGGCACAACACCGAAACCCAAGTCCGACAAGCAATAGACGAAAAAATGGCAGCAATCACCAACATCATCGAACCAAAAATTCCGTGGCTGCTTTCCCAAATATTGCCACCAGCCACACCGATATTTATTTCTAACAGTATGCCCGTCAGAGATGTCGAGTTTTTCTGGAAGCCAAACAACTTACAAATAAAACCTTACATCAATCGCGGCGCCAACGGCATAGACGGCACATTGTCAACAGCTTTAGGAGTTGCACACCGGAATCAAAGCAGTATCATGTTAACAGGCGATTTAGCACTTTTGCACGATACGAACGGTTTTTTAATTAACAAGAAATTTGTCGGTCATCTGACAATTATTTTAATTAATAACAACGGCGGCGGAATTTTTGAAATGTTGCCCGTTGCCAAATTTGACCCGCCCTTTGAAGAGTTTTTTGCCACGCCGCAGCATATAAATTTTGCTAGTTTGTGTGCAACTTACGGCGTGGAACATGAGACAATCGACGATTGGGAACAGTTGAAAGAAAAGATTTTGGTGCTGCCAAATAGTGGCATTCGGGTCTTAGAATTGCAAACAGATAGGCGTGCCGATGCTAAATGGCGGCAAGATAATCTCGGTAAATTTGCCAAAGGTTTGTAG